From a region of the Campylobacter showae genome:
- the modA gene encoding molybdate ABC transporter substrate-binding protein has product MKKLLLISIAAAVAFCGESLLVGAGGGYKKPVSEVIENLKKDGVQIEGAFANLGQITIQAKEGKMAAIVGDEAFLKKTDLDIKGYERIGKGALVLVTPKGKQIKDVSELKNLAKIAMPDAKKAIYGVRTTEFLKNSGLEADLAPKMLPVAGVPQVVAYVTNGEVDAGFINSTEAVAREGEFGSAIYIDEALYSPVFISAAKLAACEGNEACAKFIDEIKTPRSKKIFAKFGLK; this is encoded by the coding sequence ATGAAAAAATTACTACTTATTTCTATCGCGGCTGCGGTTGCCTTTTGCGGTGAAAGTTTGCTCGTGGGTGCTGGCGGCGGATATAAAAAACCGGTCAGCGAAGTGATAGAAAATCTCAAAAAAGACGGCGTGCAGATCGAGGGCGCGTTTGCAAATTTGGGCCAGATAACTATCCAGGCAAAAGAGGGCAAGATGGCCGCGATCGTGGGCGATGAGGCATTTTTAAAGAAAACGGATCTAGATATAAAGGGCTACGAGCGCATCGGCAAGGGTGCTTTGGTGCTAGTCACGCCAAAAGGCAAGCAGATAAAAGACGTATCTGAGCTAAAAAATCTCGCCAAAATCGCGATGCCCGATGCCAAAAAAGCGATCTACGGCGTGAGGACGACGGAGTTTTTGAAAAACTCGGGACTAGAGGCCGATCTAGCGCCTAAGATGCTACCGGTCGCGGGCGTACCGCAAGTAGTCGCCTACGTCACGAACGGCGAAGTGGACGCTGGCTTTATCAACTCGACCGAGGCTGTGGCTAGAGAGGGCGAGTTTGGCAGCGCGATCTACATCGACGAGGCGCTTTATAGCCCCGTTTTTATCTCGGCGGCAAAGCTTGCCGCGTGCGAGGGTAACGAGGCGTGCGCTAAATTTATAGACGAGATAAAAACTCCTCGCTCGAAGAAAATTTTCGCTAAATTCGGGCTAAAATAA
- a CDS encoding molybdate ABC transporter permease subunit — translation MHELAWLIHPLLLSAKTLAVTFVLLLFLGLGAAYFLAFYLGKFKAVLEAAVMFPLIFPPIATGFLLLYILGRNGVIGKALNLQIVFSFSALVIASFLAGLPLFVKPVQSALESLPKSLIEAGQSLGKNRFEIAVFILIPNVFKSVVSALVLALARGLGEVGITLMLGGNIVGKTDTVSLAIYNAVYDGENGRALILSVILVVLSLALFGFINFLERAKK, via the coding sequence TTGCACGAACTCGCCTGGCTTATTCACCCGCTGCTTTTAAGCGCCAAAACGCTTGCCGTAACCTTTGTGCTGCTTCTATTTTTGGGACTTGGCGCGGCTTATTTTTTGGCGTTTTACCTCGGCAAATTTAAAGCCGTTTTAGAAGCAGCCGTGATGTTTCCGCTCATTTTCCCGCCGATTGCTACGGGATTTTTGCTGCTTTATATCTTGGGGCGAAACGGCGTGATCGGCAAGGCGCTAAATTTACAGATCGTTTTTAGCTTTTCGGCTCTCGTCATAGCTTCGTTTTTGGCGGGTTTGCCGCTGTTTGTAAAGCCTGTTCAAAGCGCGCTTGAAAGCCTGCCTAAAAGCCTAATCGAAGCGGGTCAAAGCCTAGGCAAAAATCGCTTTGAGATTGCCGTTTTTATCCTCATCCCAAACGTCTTTAAAAGCGTCGTTTCGGCGCTTGTTTTGGCTCTGGCTCGCGGCCTTGGCGAGGTTGGCATCACGCTGATGCTAGGCGGCAACATCGTAGGCAAAACCGACACCGTTTCGCTAGCGATCTATAACGCGGTTTACGACGGCGAAAACGGCCGCGCGCTAATTTTAAGCGTGATTTTGGTAGTGCTTAGCTTGGCGCTTTTTGGATTTATAAATTTTCTCGAGCGAGCTAAAAAATAA